Proteins from a genomic interval of Caulobacter rhizosphaerae:
- the gatC gene encoding Asp-tRNA(Asn)/Glu-tRNA(Gln) amidotransferase subunit GatC: MAIDAATVRKVARLARIAEPEERIEALAQELNGIMTWIEQLAEVDTDGVEPLTSVVHAGLPLRDDVVTMGGDADLVTGNAPKSAGGFFVVPKVVE; the protein is encoded by the coding sequence ATGGCCATTGACGCCGCCACCGTGCGGAAGGTCGCGCGGCTCGCCCGCATCGCCGAACCCGAAGAGCGCATCGAGGCCCTGGCCCAGGAGCTCAACGGCATCATGACGTGGATCGAGCAGCTGGCCGAGGTCGACACCGACGGCGTCGAGCCGCTGACCAGCGTCGTGCACGCCGGCCTGCCGCTGCGCGACGACGTGGTGACCATGGGCGGCGACGCCGACCTCGTCACCGGCAACGCCCCCAAGTCGGCGGGCGGCTTCTTCGTGGTCCCCAAGGTGGTCGAATAA
- the ruvX gene encoding Holliday junction resolvase RuvX — protein MPVLDIAEFAAALPDYRPIVGLDPGEKTIGVAVSDVTLTVASPLALIKKGKFSDDAKTLFQLMDSRKAVGIVIGLPMNMDGTEGVRCQSNRALGRNLLRLNPDLPITFWDERLSTAAVTRVLIDEHDVNRKRRGEVVDKMAAGWILQGALERIRGINEAAGKGF, from the coding sequence ATGCCCGTTCTCGACATCGCCGAATTCGCCGCCGCCCTTCCCGACTATCGGCCGATCGTCGGCCTGGATCCGGGCGAGAAGACCATCGGCGTGGCCGTTTCGGACGTCACCCTGACCGTCGCCAGTCCCCTGGCCCTGATCAAGAAGGGCAAGTTCAGCGACGACGCCAAGACCCTGTTCCAGCTGATGGACAGCCGCAAGGCCGTCGGCATCGTCATCGGCCTGCCCATGAACATGGACGGCACCGAGGGCGTCCGCTGCCAGTCCAACCGGGCGCTGGGCCGCAACCTGCTGCGCCTGAACCCCGACCTGCCGATCACCTTCTGGGACGAGCGCCTGTCGACCGCGGCCGTCACCCGGGTGCTGATCGACGAGCACGACGTCAACCGCAAACGCCGCGGCGAGGTGGTCGACAAGATGGCCGCCGGCTGGATCCTGCAGGGGGCGCTGGAGCGGATCCGGGGGATCAACGAAGCGGCGGGCAAGGGGTTCTGA